A region of Ignavibacteriota bacterium DNA encodes the following proteins:
- a CDS encoding multidrug efflux SMR transporter, giving the protein MYWIILSVAGLFEVGWAVSMKLSEGFTNLKWTIITVILLIISMLGLGIAVKHLPVGTAYAVWTGIGAVGTAVLGIILFKESAEFWRIFFLLMIVCGIIGLKIVTK; this is encoded by the coding sequence ATATATTGGATAATTCTATCTGTTGCAGGGCTCTTTGAAGTGGGCTGGGCTGTGAGCATGAAGCTTTCGGAAGGATTTACAAACCTGAAATGGACAATTATTACAGTTATTTTGCTGATTATTTCTATGCTGGGTCTTGGTATTGCAGTTAAGCATCTGCCTGTAGGAACTGCTTATGCAGTCTGGACAGGTATCGGTGCAGTCGGTACTGCAGTATTAGGCATAATTCTATTTAAAGAATCTGCAGAATTCTGGAGAATTTTTTTCCTCCTGATGATTGTTTGTGGTATTATAGGTCTTAAAATTGTTACTAAATAA
- a CDS encoding NAD(P)-dependent glycerol-3-phosphate dehydrogenase: MENLNIGVLGAGGWGTSLALVLSSNGYEVTLWSHDENLVSIINQTRKNPDYLPGVEIDNSISVTSNTALLADCEWLVNTIPTQFIKSTILNYNLPMKNKFIINGSKGVEVETLCRISEIFQKSGDIDSSHFAVLTGPSHAEEVSRKTPTTIVGASENIIFAHEIQQVFSNEYFRVYASDDVTGCELGGSLKNVIAIAAGIIDGLGLGDNTKAALITRGLAEISRLGVAMGAKAITFSGLSGLGDLFVTCNSRHSRNRKVGELLGSGLTLEDITSQMKMVAEGVYTTKAAIELGKKHNVEMPISEQVYRILFENVKPMEAIHDLMTRQSKREWWW; encoded by the coding sequence ATAGAAAATCTAAATATAGGTGTATTAGGAGCCGGCGGTTGGGGTACTTCGCTGGCTCTTGTTTTATCAAGCAATGGCTATGAAGTTACTCTCTGGTCGCATGATGAAAATCTTGTTAGTATTATTAATCAAACCAGAAAAAATCCCGACTATCTTCCCGGAGTAGAAATTGATAATTCAATCTCTGTTACAAGCAATACTGCACTTCTTGCCGATTGTGAATGGCTAGTCAATACTATTCCAACACAATTTATAAAATCAACAATCCTGAATTACAATCTGCCTATGAAAAACAAATTCATAATCAATGGTAGCAAAGGGGTTGAAGTTGAAACTTTGTGCAGAATATCCGAAATTTTTCAGAAAAGTGGCGATATTGATTCAAGCCACTTTGCAGTGCTTACAGGTCCAAGTCATGCTGAGGAAGTATCCCGCAAAACTCCTACTACAATCGTTGGTGCTTCAGAAAATATAATTTTTGCTCATGAAATTCAGCAGGTATTCTCAAATGAATATTTCCGCGTTTATGCCTCTGATGATGTTACAGGTTGCGAACTTGGTGGCTCACTAAAGAATGTAATTGCCATTGCTGCAGGCATAATTGACGGACTTGGTTTAGGCGATAATACAAAAGCGGCATTGATTACAAGAGGTTTAGCTGAGATATCCCGACTCGGAGTTGCTATGGGGGCAAAAGCAATTACTTTTTCAGGTCTTTCCGGCTTAGGAGATCTTTTTGTTACTTGCAACAGTCGTCACAGTCGTAATAGAAAAGTAGGTGAATTATTAGGCTCAGGCTTAACATTAGAAGATATAACATCCCAAATGAAAATGGTTGCTGAGGGCGTATATACAACAAAAGCTGCTATAGAGCTCGGCAAAAAGCATAATGTCGAAATGCCGATTTCAGAACAGGTTTACCGTATATTATTTGAAAATGTTAAACCAATGGAAGCTATCCATGACCTTATGACACGCCAATCCAAACGCGAGTGGTGGTGGTAA
- a CDS encoding T9SS type A sorting domain-containing protein produces the protein MRIFFNKYYKYLTVVSSWIFLLFLPVNLEADTTKTKCFGIDRGIEDWRKKDTIETSVLMPIDGEDFIKAYPNPSVSLVFFEIKRDLADYTATIEDIRGFTINRFDNEKLIDEILSWDLRNDAGEKVAPGAYFLKIKSQKGILIKKFIIE, from the coding sequence ATGAGAATATTTTTTAATAAATATTATAAATATTTGACAGTTGTTTCAAGCTGGATATTTTTATTGTTTTTGCCTGTTAATTTAGAAGCAGACACAACTAAAACCAAATGTTTCGGTATTGACCGTGGTATTGAAGATTGGAGAAAAAAAGATACGATTGAAACTTCGGTTTTGATGCCAATTGATGGTGAGGATTTTATTAAGGCTTATCCAAATCCTTCAGTATCACTTGTTTTCTTTGAGATTAAGAGAGACTTGGCAGACTATACAGCAACGATTGAAGACATCAGAGGATTTACGATAAATCGGTTTGATAACGAAAAATTGATTGATGAGATATTATCGTGGGATTTAAGAAATGATGCTGGTGAGAAAGTTGCACCCGGAGCATATTTCCTGAAGATAAAATCGCAAAAAGGAATACTTATTAAAAAATTTATTATAGAATAA
- a CDS encoding sodium:solute symporter family protein: MTLEIADILIIVIYFAIVLYVGFVVAGKKERKSESKEEYLLAGRKLTLPLFVASLVATWYGSILGIGEFVYTSGFVAWVCFGLPYYIAAGIFAYFLAGKIRSSNVTSIPEQIRMKYGKYAGIAASVIVLVITIPAAYILMLGVIIQLFSGWSLWFSIIIGAVLSLIYLFTGGFRADVYTNTAQFVLMYLGFALLLVFALINYGSIGDMLTLLPENHKTFKGDYNWQFLIAWFIIAFQTFVDPSFHQRCSAATSPKTARNGIFVSIAFWAVFDFLTLTTGLFAKAYLNIENPLMSFPLLGEAVLPAFFKGLFVVSLLATVMSTLDSYAFLSALTIGNDILSNFKKFSKFSTQSLTKAGLIITGIVGVIIAIAMPSAVEIIYKTASVAVPGLIFPLTLSMNSKFEIKPKSALLIMISSSLISLSWTFLKAYEINFFKDIEPMFPGIIFAFILTLFFIKKVAHNESFKFN; this comes from the coding sequence ATGACCCTTGAAATTGCAGACATTCTTATAATCGTAATTTATTTTGCAATAGTTCTTTATGTCGGATTTGTAGTTGCAGGAAAAAAGGAACGGAAAAGTGAATCTAAGGAAGAATATTTATTAGCCGGCAGAAAACTGACTCTGCCGCTTTTTGTCGCTTCACTTGTTGCAACATGGTATGGAAGTATATTAGGTATCGGTGAATTTGTATATACTTCGGGATTTGTGGCTTGGGTTTGTTTCGGCTTGCCTTATTATATCGCTGCAGGAATTTTTGCGTATTTCTTAGCCGGAAAAATCAGGAGTTCAAACGTTACTTCAATTCCCGAGCAGATTAGAATGAAGTATGGAAAATATGCCGGAATAGCTGCATCAGTTATTGTTCTTGTTATTACAATACCTGCGGCTTATATACTTATGCTTGGAGTAATAATTCAGCTTTTTTCGGGCTGGAGCTTATGGTTCTCAATAATTATTGGTGCTGTTTTATCGCTGATATACCTCTTTACAGGCGGCTTTAGGGCTGATGTTTATACCAACACAGCACAGTTTGTTTTAATGTATTTAGGCTTTGCTTTGCTGCTTGTTTTTGCATTGATCAATTATGGCTCAATTGGAGATATGCTGACTTTACTTCCGGAAAACCACAAAACTTTCAAAGGTGATTACAATTGGCAGTTTCTCATTGCATGGTTTATTATTGCTTTTCAGACATTTGTTGACCCGAGCTTCCATCAGCGTTGTTCTGCAGCAACTTCACCCAAAACAGCCAGAAATGGTATATTCGTTTCAATAGCATTCTGGGCAGTTTTTGATTTCCTGACCTTGACAACAGGTTTATTTGCTAAAGCATATTTGAATATTGAAAATCCCCTGATGTCATTCCCTTTGCTTGGAGAGGCAGTATTGCCGGCTTTTTTCAAAGGATTGTTTGTTGTTTCGCTTCTTGCTACCGTGATGTCAACTCTTGATAGTTATGCATTTTTAAGTGCACTGACTATTGGAAATGACATTCTGTCAAATTTTAAGAAATTCAGTAAATTTTCTACTCAATCTCTTACTAAAGCAGGGCTTATAATCACAGGAATTGTAGGAGTGATTATTGCTATAGCTATGCCATCAGCAGTGGAAATTATCTATAAAACTGCATCTGTAGCTGTTCCGGGGTTGATTTTTCCTCTTACATTGAGTATGAATTCCAAATTTGAAATTAAACCCAAAAGTGCCTTATTGATTATGATTTCATCAAGTTTAATTTCTTTATCCTGGACATTTCTGAAAGCCTATGAAATTAATTTCTTCAAAGATATTGAACCTATGTTTCCGGGCATTATTTTTGCATTTATTTTAACTTTGTTTTTCATAAAAAAGGTTGCACATAATGAATCTTTCAAATTCAATTAG
- a CDS encoding RNA methyltransferase, which yields MLYTMQVSQKLKKLIRSLHQKPFRDQNGLFVAEGERLVSELTKSGFTTELVVLRDSPTQDVLEIAEYYSEKGVPVYAAQKHLFDQLTDTKSPQSILAVVNIQTIEPDYSKPFIALDGVADPGNVGTIIRTANWFGFDQILIGRDCADCYNPKTVRSTMGAIFKTAIHYAPDLAGYINEHYKGFDILGATLNTDDTIEKTKVKKKFGVVFGSEAKGISDDVNEILTKKFKIVGFGDAESLNVAVAAGISMHHFKDFLK from the coding sequence ATGTTATACACAATGCAGGTATCCCAGAAGCTGAAGAAACTGATACGTTCTCTTCACCAAAAACCGTTTCGCGACCAAAACGGATTATTCGTTGCGGAAGGTGAGCGATTAGTTTCGGAGCTCACCAAAAGCGGTTTTACGACCGAACTTGTTGTACTTAGAGATTCCCCTACGCAGGATGTTCTCGAAATAGCAGAGTACTATTCTGAAAAAGGAGTTCCGGTTTATGCTGCTCAAAAACATCTTTTTGACCAGCTTACCGACACAAAATCCCCTCAGAGCATTCTGGCAGTTGTTAATATTCAGACTATTGAGCCTGACTACAGCAAGCCATTCATAGCACTTGATGGCGTTGCAGACCCGGGCAATGTTGGAACTATTATCCGAACAGCGAATTGGTTTGGGTTCGACCAGATATTAATCGGCAGAGATTGCGCAGACTGCTATAATCCGAAAACTGTACGCTCGACTATGGGTGCAATTTTCAAAACAGCAATTCATTATGCACCGGACTTAGCAGGTTATATAAATGAACACTACAAAGGATTTGATATTTTAGGAGCGACACTTAATACTGATGACACAATTGAAAAAACCAAAGTTAAGAAAAAGTTCGGAGTGGTTTTCGGCAGTGAAGCTAAGGGAATTTCAGATGATGTAAATGAAATTCTAACTAAGAAATTTAAAATTGTTGGATTTGGAGATGCTGAATCATTAAATGTGGCAGTTGCTGCAGGTATATCAATGCACCATTTTAAAGATTTTTTAAAATAA
- a CDS encoding thymidine phosphorylase produces the protein MLISEILKKKRDGFELTRDEIKFFVEGLNNSNVSDLQAAAFLMASCICGLSPAEISQLTFSMRDSGKKFDFTSIPYKKVDKHSTGGVGDKISLLITPLCMAFDVAVPMISGRGLGHTGGTVDKLESITGFRIRLDTEDYAKLLHENGVFMACQTDDIAPADKKLYHIRDVTGTVESVGLITASILSKKLVEDLDALVIDMKVGNGAFMKSLEQSRELASSMIDVARQSGLAMTVIFSSMEQPLGNKIGNWLEIEETMDSLKGNCPDDIKELTLSLTASMLVNADIFKSKAQAIIELEKVLNSGIAFNNFVKMIESQGGDLESSKRKYENYPNQSIFADKSGYIQQIDTLYVGIAGIMLGGGRRDINDRIDYGAGIILNKKIGDRVEAGEEIALIQSKDTTSFCQASDYLKNCLIIGDSKPEIPKLILDEWTA, from the coding sequence ATGCTAATTTCTGAGATTTTAAAGAAGAAAAGAGACGGTTTTGAGTTAACTCGAGACGAAATAAAATTTTTTGTCGAAGGGCTGAATAATTCAAATGTCTCCGATTTGCAAGCGGCTGCATTTTTAATGGCATCATGTATTTGCGGTCTTAGTCCGGCTGAAATTTCCCAGCTGACTTTCAGTATGAGAGATTCAGGCAAAAAGTTCGATTTCACATCAATTCCTTACAAAAAAGTTGACAAACACTCAACCGGTGGGGTGGGCGATAAAATATCATTATTGATAACACCGCTTTGTATGGCGTTTGATGTTGCTGTACCTATGATTTCAGGAAGAGGACTTGGTCATACCGGCGGGACAGTTGATAAACTGGAATCAATCACCGGATTTAGAATACGACTTGATACTGAGGATTATGCTAAGCTTTTACATGAAAATGGAGTTTTTATGGCTTGCCAGACAGATGATATTGCTCCTGCTGATAAAAAGCTCTATCACATCCGCGATGTTACCGGCACTGTCGAATCGGTCGGGCTAATCACCGCATCAATACTAAGCAAAAAATTGGTCGAAGATTTGGATGCACTTGTTATTGATATGAAAGTCGGTAATGGTGCTTTTATGAAATCACTCGAGCAGTCTCGTGAGCTTGCAAGCTCAATGATTGATGTCGCTCGTCAAAGCGGACTTGCTATGACTGTGATTTTTTCATCTATGGAGCAGCCACTTGGAAATAAAATCGGAAATTGGCTCGAAATTGAAGAAACTATGGATTCGCTCAAAGGGAATTGCCCTGACGATATTAAAGAATTAACTCTCTCATTGACAGCTTCTATGCTTGTAAATGCAGATATTTTTAAAAGCAAAGCTCAGGCAATCATTGAACTTGAGAAAGTATTGAATTCCGGTATTGCTTTTAATAATTTTGTGAAGATGATTGAATCACAAGGTGGTGACTTAGAATCAAGTAAAAGAAAGTATGAAAATTATCCAAATCAATCAATTTTTGCCGATAAGTCGGGATATATTCAGCAGATTGATACATTATATGTAGGTATTGCCGGTATTATGCTCGGCGGTGGAAGACGTGACATAAATGACCGCATTGATTACGGTGCAGGTATAATATTAAATAAAAAAATCGGTGATAGGGTAGAAGCGGGAGAGGAGATTGCCCTTATCCAATCCAAAGATACTACTTCTTTTTGTCAAGCTTCAGATTATCTGAAGAACTGCCTGATTATTGGTGATTCGAAGCCTGAAATACCTAAACTTATACTTGATGAGTGGACGGCATGA
- a CDS encoding carotene hydroxylase: protein MEFVAWFTHKYVMHGFLWSLHRDHHVQPKGFFQRNDTFFLIFAIPSWLFIMFGMMNGFDFRIWIGLGIMLYGIAYFLFHEVLIHQRMKKLRKILFRNLDNSYLKSVIKAHHAHHKYLDKNPGESYGMLIIGKKYKINKS from the coding sequence ATGGAGTTTGTTGCTTGGTTTACACATAAATATGTGATGCATGGATTTTTGTGGTCTTTGCATCGCGACCATCATGTTCAGCCAAAAGGATTTTTCCAGCGGAATGATACTTTTTTCCTGATTTTTGCAATCCCAAGTTGGCTATTTATTATGTTTGGCATGATGAACGGTTTCGATTTTAGAATTTGGATAGGCTTAGGCATTATGCTGTATGGAATAGCTTATTTTCTATTTCATGAAGTATTGATACACCAAAGGATGAAAAAATTAAGAAAAATTTTATTTAGAAATCTTGATAATTCGTATTTAAAGTCAGTCATCAAAGCGCATCATGCTCATCATAAATATCTTGACAAGAATCCGGGTGAATCTTATGGTATGCTGATAATTGGTAAGAAATACAAAATTAATAAAAGCTAA
- the plsY gene encoding glycerol-3-phosphate 1-O-acyltransferase PlsY: protein MEVVLKIALIAVLSYFVGSIPTAIIVSKRFFGFDIRTKGSGNMGSTNAFRILGWKWGLFVQITDILKGYLAVVLVAGYIGEGLIFPNATMFEHITLLKLLAGVSAVVGHIWSVFAGFKGGKGVNTAAGMLIGLAPYDVLIAFSLFALTVIFSGYISLGSIMAAFSIPSSMIVRYNIFGADIPGYSVLIYFALGLMVLVIYTHRANIKRLLQGNENKFSKLQLIKLKNKPKEEN from the coding sequence ATGGAAGTAGTTTTAAAAATAGCATTAATAGCTGTATTAAGTTATTTCGTTGGTAGCATACCCACAGCTATTATAGTAAGCAAGCGCTTTTTCGGATTTGATATCCGCACAAAAGGAAGCGGCAATATGGGTAGTACTAATGCTTTTAGGATTTTGGGCTGGAAGTGGGGTTTATTTGTTCAGATTACAGATATACTAAAAGGTTATCTTGCTGTAGTTCTTGTTGCCGGTTATATTGGTGAAGGTTTAATTTTTCCGAATGCTACAATGTTCGAGCATATCACACTTCTCAAACTTCTTGCCGGTGTGTCAGCAGTAGTTGGACATATATGGTCTGTTTTTGCAGGATTTAAGGGAGGTAAAGGTGTAAATACAGCCGCCGGTATGCTTATTGGTCTTGCCCCTTATGATGTATTGATTGCCTTCTCGCTTTTTGCACTGACAGTAATTTTCTCAGGATATATTTCACTTGGCTCAATTATGGCGGCTTTTTCAATTCCGTCATCAATGATAGTCAGATACAACATTTTCGGTGCTGATATACCCGGGTATAGTGTCCTGATATACTTTGCACTTGGATTGATGGTACTTGTGATTTATACTCACAGAGCAAATATTAAAAGACTTTTACAAGGCAATGAAAATAAATTTTCAAAGTTACAGTTAATTAAACTGAAGAATAAACCCAAAGAAGAAAATTGA